In Mycobacterium stomatepiae, the following are encoded in one genomic region:
- a CDS encoding nuclear transport factor 2 family protein produces the protein MSTHGQVVERYLDCLAAHDWDGLADTIAEEGLTREGPFCDVIEGKAHYVAYLRKVCTNMAGHRLHVQRVSHVDSRVSFAELSETFEIDSVATTWPECILFEQDDDGLISRVSVFFKQRRADDT, from the coding sequence ATGAGCACGCACGGGCAAGTGGTCGAGCGCTACCTGGACTGCCTGGCCGCCCACGACTGGGACGGGCTGGCCGACACCATCGCGGAGGAAGGCCTGACCCGGGAAGGTCCGTTCTGCGATGTCATCGAGGGCAAGGCGCACTACGTCGCCTACCTACGCAAGGTATGCACCAATATGGCGGGCCACCGGTTGCATGTGCAGCGGGTCTCGCACGTCGACTCCCGGGTGTCGTTCGCCGAGCTGTCCGAGACCTTCGAGATCGATAGCGTCGCGACCACCTGGCCCGAATGCATCCTCTTCGAGCAAGACGACGACGGCCTGATCTCTCGGGTCAGCGTGTTTTTCAAGCAGCGCCGCGCCGACGACACGTAG
- a CDS encoding DUF899 domain-containing protein — MDTPPIVSAREWEAEHQRLLVKEKEVLRAHDTLAALRRRMPWQAVDRRYEFEGPDARVNLLGLFEGRRQLIVYRAFFGSDVHGWPDHACRGCSMIADHIGNLAHLNARDTTLVFVSRAPQPDIERLKARMGWQMPWYTITDSFGARFDVDFGVHEWHGTNAFIHDGDRVFRTYFINNRGDEVLGNTWSFLDMTALGRQEAWEDSPPGYPQSAPYEWWDWHDAYGQHKPSRWFGEPDPNDPNDQRPPRVD, encoded by the coding sequence ATGGACACACCACCGATAGTGTCGGCCCGGGAATGGGAGGCCGAGCATCAGCGACTCCTGGTCAAGGAAAAGGAGGTACTGCGGGCCCACGATACGCTGGCCGCGCTGCGGCGGCGCATGCCATGGCAGGCCGTGGACAGGCGGTACGAATTCGAGGGGCCCGACGCCCGCGTGAATCTGCTCGGACTCTTCGAAGGCCGGCGTCAGCTGATCGTCTACCGAGCCTTCTTCGGGTCCGACGTCCACGGCTGGCCCGACCACGCGTGTCGCGGTTGCTCGATGATCGCCGACCACATCGGGAACCTCGCCCATCTCAACGCCCGCGACACCACGTTGGTGTTCGTCTCGCGCGCGCCGCAGCCGGACATCGAGCGCCTGAAGGCGCGGATGGGCTGGCAGATGCCCTGGTACACGATCACCGACAGCTTCGGTGCTCGTTTCGATGTCGACTTCGGAGTGCACGAGTGGCACGGCACGAACGCGTTCATCCATGACGGCGACCGGGTCTTCCGCACCTACTTCATCAACAACCGCGGCGACGAGGTGCTGGGCAACACGTGGAGCTTCCTGGACATGACGGCCCTGGGGCGCCAGGAGGCCTGGGAGGATTCACCGCCGGGATATCCGCAGTCCGCACCGTACGAGTGGTGGGACTGGCATGACGCGTACGGGCAGCACAAGCCGTCGCGGTGGTTCGGCGAACCCGACCCGAACGATCCTAACGATCAACGGCCGCCGCGCGTCGATTAA
- a CDS encoding sigma-70 family RNA polymerase sigma factor: protein MPSPRCLCTGVAFRPTARHRRATMPAQQDFIEQAAPFRGELIAHCYRMLGSVHDAEDLVQETYLRGWRGYQAFEERAALRTWLYRIATTACLRALENRARRVLPAGLGDSSVDPDTDLGGSAGAHHWLEPIPDTRAFATPEDTVTARHSVRLAVMTALQELPARQRAVLILRDVVQFSAAEVAELLETTPASVNSALQRARARLAEVSPDEDDAAEPDDAERRALLDRYCAAFENADMTALTELLQTDVKLEMPPLPVWFTGRDTVVEFLAARAFTTPGDIVMVQTAANAQPAVAEYRRAADGVMRAHSIQVITPGADGVAAITVFLDPALFATFDLPSSR, encoded by the coding sequence ATTCCGTCGCCTCGATGTCTCTGTACTGGAGTAGCGTTTCGGCCCACTGCGAGACATAGGAGAGCGACCATGCCGGCTCAGCAGGATTTCATCGAGCAGGCGGCCCCGTTTCGCGGCGAGCTGATCGCGCACTGTTACCGGATGCTCGGCTCAGTACACGACGCCGAAGACCTCGTCCAGGAGACCTATTTGCGCGGCTGGCGTGGTTATCAGGCGTTCGAGGAGCGCGCCGCACTGCGCACCTGGCTGTACCGGATCGCCACCACGGCATGCCTGCGCGCGCTGGAGAACCGCGCCCGGCGCGTGCTGCCGGCCGGCCTGGGCGACAGCTCGGTGGACCCGGATACCGATCTCGGCGGCAGTGCGGGTGCCCATCACTGGCTGGAGCCGATCCCCGACACGCGTGCGTTCGCGACGCCGGAAGACACCGTGACGGCGCGGCACAGTGTGCGGCTGGCCGTGATGACGGCGTTGCAGGAACTTCCCGCGCGGCAGCGGGCCGTGCTGATTCTGCGTGACGTCGTGCAGTTCAGCGCCGCCGAAGTCGCCGAACTCCTCGAGACCACGCCGGCCTCCGTCAACAGCGCGCTACAGCGGGCGCGGGCCCGCCTCGCCGAGGTCTCGCCCGACGAAGACGACGCGGCCGAGCCCGACGATGCCGAGCGCCGCGCATTGCTCGACCGCTACTGCGCGGCATTCGAAAATGCCGACATGACCGCGCTGACCGAGCTGCTGCAGACCGACGTCAAACTTGAAATGCCGCCGCTGCCAGTGTGGTTCACCGGCCGCGACACCGTGGTGGAATTCCTTGCCGCGCGCGCGTTTACGACGCCCGGCGACATCGTCATGGTCCAGACCGCCGCGAATGCCCAACCCGCCGTTGCCGAGTACCGTCGCGCTGCCGACGGCGTCATGCGGGCCCATTCGATACAGGTCATCACGCCGGGTGCCGACGGTGTTGCGGCCATTACCGTCTTCCTCGACCCGGCGTTGTTCGCGACGTTTGATCTGCCGTCCAGCCGGTAA
- a CDS encoding cation-translocating P-type ATPase, which yields MKIPGVTSVVAGLTDGAAQLVKAGVHTAAGAAGAVQLLASPVVELAGPVMQSMADSTGRALGINPSSNGSPGPITPPVRWRSGQRVHLDLDPLLPFSRWYEYSAVIEEPVRRIPGVAEAHVEGSLGRLVFELSEDAEDYDGVVDEVRSTVAAVAADLASTKSDVPISAPFADPGNPLAILVPLTAAAMDMVAMTAAVTGWVTRLPAAPQTTRAAAALINHQPRMVSVLESRLGRVGTDVVLAATTAAAHGLTQSFGTPFLDLTQRTLQISEAVAHRRVWREREPHLASPVRPQAPVVPVISSAGAKSHLPRHSWAAAAAGEASHVVVGGAIDAAMDTEKGSMAGPVESYVDSAANGSLIAAASALVAGGGTEDAAAAIEAGVPRAAHMGRQAFASTLGRGLANGGQLVLDPGALRRLDRVKVVVIDGAALRGDHRAVLRSIGEAPGWDDDRVYEVADALLHGEKAPEPDPDELPATGAHLRWVPVQGPSATPAQGLESADLVVDGESVGTVEVGWEVDPYAIPLLQTANRTGARVVLRHVAGTEDLTASVAATHPPGTPLLTVVRDLRSDRGPVLLITAVHRDFASTDTLAALAIADVGVALDDPRAATPWTADIITGTDLADAVRILSAIPVARSASESAIHLAQGGTTLAGLLLVTGSDQERPTNPASFRRWLNPVNAAAVTALVTGTFSASRVLRLPDPTPQPLTAWHALDPEIVYSRLAGGSRPLAVETLTPSWRRRLDDLSYSPPFAALRVPLHNLSRLAAATRVELSDPLTPILAVGAAASAIVGSNIDALLVGGVMTANAITGGAQRLRAEAAAAELFAEQDQLVRRVAVPAVATTRRRLEAAQRATRTVTVSAKSLRPGDVIDLAAPEVVPADARLLVAEDLEVDESLLTGESLPLDKQVEPVAVNDPERASMLFEGSTIVAGRARAIVVATGVNTATHRAISAVADVETAAGVQARLRELTSKVLPLTLTGGAAVTALALLRRASLRQAVADGVAIAVAAVPEGLPLVATLSQLAAAQRLTSHGVLVRSPRTIEALGRVDTVCFDKTGTLTENRLRVLCAMPPDARPGDPYPEAEDPRSAAVLRAAAWASPQPQDGQGHAHATDEAIVTAASFLLTKNKAGWQLLAEVPFESSRGFAAAIGTLSDDSDTPVLMLKGAPEVVLPRCRFANPDADRAHAEAVVRGLAERGLRVLAVARRPWPNGTTHDVDTDADAVDATAQDLELLGYVGLADTARASSRPLIEALEAAGRDVVLITGDHPITARAIARQLGLPADARVITGAELAGLDEDAAAKVVSNVQVFARVSPEQKVQIVAALQRCGRVTAMVGDGANDAAAIRMADVGIGVSGRGSSAARSAADIVLTDRDLSVLLDALVEGRSMWAGVRDAVTILVGGNVGEVLFTIIGTAFGQGRAPVGTRQLLLVNLLTDMFPALAVAVTSQYVEPDEDEYESEEEAEKARAAHRLAVLTGPTPSLDAPLMRQIVTRGVVTAAGATAAWTIGRYAPGSERRTATMGLTALVTTQLAQTLLTRQHSPLVVATALGSAGVLVGIVQTPVVSQFFGCTPLGPVAWSGVMGATAGATAISWLAPNWLNKTVGVIQPNGETEDEQDA from the coding sequence ATGAAGATTCCGGGTGTAACCAGCGTTGTCGCTGGTCTCACCGACGGAGCCGCCCAACTCGTAAAAGCCGGCGTGCACACCGCCGCCGGCGCCGCGGGCGCAGTGCAGCTCCTGGCGAGCCCGGTAGTCGAACTGGCCGGTCCTGTCATGCAGTCGATGGCCGACTCGACCGGCCGCGCACTCGGGATCAACCCGTCATCCAACGGATCTCCCGGCCCGATCACGCCGCCGGTGCGCTGGCGTAGCGGTCAGCGAGTGCACCTGGACCTCGATCCGCTGCTGCCGTTCTCGCGTTGGTATGAGTACTCGGCGGTCATCGAAGAGCCGGTTCGCCGGATTCCGGGCGTGGCCGAGGCCCATGTCGAGGGCTCGCTGGGCCGGTTGGTGTTCGAACTCTCCGAGGACGCCGAAGACTACGACGGCGTGGTGGACGAGGTGCGGTCGACGGTCGCGGCAGTCGCCGCGGATCTGGCTTCCACAAAATCCGACGTGCCGATTTCCGCGCCGTTCGCCGACCCCGGCAACCCCTTGGCGATACTGGTGCCGCTCACCGCGGCGGCCATGGACATGGTCGCGATGACCGCTGCCGTTACCGGCTGGGTGACCCGCCTGCCCGCGGCACCGCAGACCACCCGGGCCGCGGCCGCCCTGATCAACCATCAACCGCGCATGGTGTCGGTGCTGGAGTCGCGACTGGGGCGAGTGGGCACCGACGTCGTGCTCGCCGCCACCACGGCAGCGGCGCACGGGCTCACCCAATCGTTCGGCACACCGTTTCTGGATTTGACGCAACGGACCCTGCAGATCTCCGAAGCGGTGGCGCACCGGCGCGTGTGGCGAGAGCGTGAGCCGCACCTGGCGTCGCCCGTACGCCCGCAGGCTCCGGTGGTCCCGGTCATCTCCTCAGCCGGAGCGAAGTCGCACCTGCCACGGCACAGCTGGGCCGCCGCCGCGGCGGGCGAGGCCTCACACGTCGTGGTCGGCGGGGCCATCGACGCGGCGATGGACACCGAGAAGGGCTCGATGGCCGGGCCGGTGGAGTCCTATGTCGATTCGGCGGCAAACGGCTCGTTGATCGCCGCGGCCAGTGCGTTGGTGGCCGGCGGCGGCACCGAGGACGCGGCCGCCGCGATCGAGGCGGGGGTGCCGCGGGCCGCGCACATGGGCCGCCAGGCGTTCGCATCGACGCTGGGTCGCGGCCTGGCCAACGGCGGACAACTGGTCCTCGACCCGGGCGCACTGCGCCGCTTGGACCGGGTGAAGGTGGTCGTCATCGACGGGGCGGCGCTGCGCGGTGACCACCGCGCCGTATTGAGATCGATCGGTGAGGCTCCCGGATGGGACGACGACCGAGTCTACGAGGTCGCCGACGCGCTGCTGCATGGTGAAAAGGCGCCCGAGCCCGATCCCGACGAGTTGCCCGCCACTGGTGCACATCTGAGATGGGTTCCGGTGCAAGGCCCGTCGGCCACTCCCGCACAGGGCCTGGAAAGCGCCGACCTGGTGGTCGATGGCGAATCCGTCGGCACGGTCGAAGTCGGCTGGGAAGTCGACCCGTACGCGATCCCGTTGCTGCAGACCGCGAATCGGACCGGCGCCCGAGTGGTGCTGCGTCATGTGGCCGGCACCGAGGACCTGACCGCCAGCGTCGCCGCGACGCATCCTCCCGGCACACCGCTGCTGACCGTCGTGCGTGACCTGCGCAGTGATCGCGGCCCGGTGCTGCTGATCACCGCGGTGCACCGCGACTTCGCGTCGACCGACACGCTGGCCGCATTGGCTATCGCCGATGTTGGTGTGGCACTTGATGATCCGCGTGCCGCCACCCCATGGACCGCGGACATCATCACCGGCACCGACCTGGCTGACGCGGTGCGGATCCTGTCCGCGATTCCGGTGGCCCGCTCGGCCAGCGAGTCGGCGATCCACCTCGCCCAGGGCGGTACGACGCTGGCGGGGCTGCTGCTGGTCACCGGAAGCGACCAAGAGCGGCCCACCAACCCGGCGAGCTTCCGCCGTTGGCTCAACCCGGTCAACGCCGCCGCAGTCACCGCGCTGGTCACCGGAACCTTCTCGGCCAGTAGGGTTTTGCGCCTGCCCGACCCCACCCCGCAGCCGCTGACCGCGTGGCACGCGCTGGACCCGGAGATCGTGTACTCGCGACTGGCCGGCGGCTCGCGACCGTTGGCCGTGGAAACCCTGACCCCGTCCTGGCGCCGCCGTCTCGACGACCTGTCCTACAGCCCGCCGTTCGCGGCGCTACGCGTACCCCTGCACAACCTGTCGCGGTTGGCCGCGGCGACCCGGGTTGAGCTCTCCGATCCGTTGACCCCGATTCTGGCAGTGGGGGCCGCCGCGTCGGCCATCGTCGGCAGCAATATCGACGCGCTGCTGGTCGGTGGCGTCATGACGGCCAACGCGATAACCGGTGGGGCACAACGGTTGCGAGCCGAAGCAGCGGCCGCCGAGCTGTTCGCCGAGCAGGACCAGCTGGTGCGCCGCGTCGCGGTCCCGGCCGTGGCTACCACCCGACGGCGCCTGGAGGCGGCCCAGCGTGCCACCCGCACGGTCACGGTGTCCGCCAAGTCGCTGCGGCCCGGTGACGTGATCGACCTAGCCGCACCGGAAGTGGTTCCGGCCGACGCGCGCCTGTTGGTGGCCGAGGACCTCGAGGTCGACGAGTCGCTGCTCACCGGAGAGTCGCTGCCGTTGGACAAGCAGGTGGAACCCGTCGCCGTCAACGACCCCGAGCGGGCCAGCATGCTGTTCGAGGGCAGCACGATCGTCGCTGGCCGCGCTCGCGCGATCGTCGTCGCCACCGGGGTCAATACCGCTACGCACCGGGCGATTTCGGCGGTCGCCGATGTCGAAACGGCGGCCGGAGTCCAGGCCCGGCTGCGCGAGCTCACCTCCAAGGTGCTGCCGTTGACCCTGACCGGCGGTGCCGCCGTGACCGCGCTGGCGTTACTGCGCCGCGCGTCACTGCGTCAAGCCGTCGCCGACGGCGTAGCGATCGCCGTGGCCGCCGTGCCGGAGGGGCTGCCGCTGGTGGCCACGCTGTCCCAGCTCGCCGCGGCCCAGCGCCTCACGTCACACGGGGTACTGGTCCGCTCGCCGCGCACGATCGAGGCCCTGGGCCGCGTCGACACCGTATGTTTCGACAAGACCGGCACTCTCACCGAGAACCGGCTGCGCGTCCTGTGCGCGATGCCGCCCGATGCGCGACCGGGGGACCCCTACCCCGAAGCCGAGGATCCGCGCTCGGCCGCGGTGCTGCGAGCCGCCGCCTGGGCGTCCCCGCAGCCTCAAGACGGACAAGGCCATGCGCACGCCACCGACGAGGCGATCGTCACCGCGGCAAGTTTCCTTCTCACCAAGAACAAGGCGGGGTGGCAGTTGCTCGCCGAGGTGCCGTTCGAGTCCAGCCGCGGCTTCGCCGCCGCGATCGGCACCCTCAGCGACGACTCGGACACGCCGGTGCTGATGCTCAAGGGAGCCCCCGAGGTGGTGCTGCCGCGCTGCCGGTTCGCCAACCCGGACGCCGACCGCGCGCATGCCGAAGCGGTGGTACGCGGCCTCGCCGAGCGCGGCTTGCGGGTGTTGGCGGTGGCCCGCCGGCCCTGGCCCAACGGGACCACTCACGATGTCGACACCGACGCCGACGCTGTCGACGCCACCGCGCAGGACCTCGAACTGCTGGGCTACGTCGGGTTGGCCGACACCGCCCGGGCATCGTCACGCCCCCTGATCGAGGCGCTGGAGGCCGCCGGCCGCGACGTCGTGCTGATCACCGGTGACCATCCGATCACCGCGCGGGCGATCGCCCGTCAGCTGGGATTGCCGGCGGATGCCCGGGTCATCACCGGCGCCGAGCTGGCCGGTCTTGACGAGGACGCCGCCGCCAAGGTCGTCTCCAACGTCCAAGTCTTCGCCCGCGTCAGCCCGGAGCAGAAGGTACAGATCGTGGCCGCGCTGCAGCGCTGTGGACGGGTAACGGCGATGGTCGGCGACGGCGCCAACGACGCCGCCGCGATCCGGATGGCCGACGTAGGCATCGGCGTGAGCGGCCGTGGTTCGTCGGCCGCCCGCAGCGCCGCCGATATCGTCTTGACCGACCGCGACCTGTCCGTACTGCTCGACGCGCTGGTCGAGGGCCGCAGCATGTGGGCGGGCGTTCGCGACGCCGTCACGATCCTGGTCGGCGGCAACGTCGGCGAAGTGTTGTTCACGATCATCGGGACCGCGTTCGGCCAGGGCCGCGCGCCGGTCGGGACCCGGCAGCTGCTCTTGGTGAACCTGCTCACCGACATGTTCCCCGCACTCGCGGTCGCCGTCACGTCGCAGTACGTCGAACCCGACGAGGACGAGTACGAATCCGAGGAAGAGGCCGAAAAGGCCCGCGCCGCACACCGACTCGCGGTGCTGACCGGGCCTACACCTTCGCTGGACGCCCCGCTGATGCGCCAGATCGTCACCCGGGGCGTCGTCACCGCCGCCGGCGCGACCGCCGCATGGACCATCGGTCGTTATGCGCCTGGCAGCGAACGCCGCACGGCGACAATGGGATTGACAGCACTGGTGACGACGCAGCTCGCCCAAACGCTGCTGACCCGCCAGCACAGCCCGCTGGTCGTGGCGACCGCGCTGGGCAGCGCGGGTGTCCTGGTAGGCATCGTCCAGACGCCGGTGGTCAGCCAGTTCTTCGGATGCACACCGCTGGGGCCGGTCGCGTGGTCGGGTGTGATGGGAGCCACCGCGGGCGCCACGGCAATCTCGTGGCTGGCACCCAACTGGCTGAACAAGACCGTCGGCGTCATCCAGCCCAACGGCGAGACCGAAGACGAGCAGGACGCTTAG
- a CDS encoding SDR family oxidoreductase: MNQRHSLAGTTAIVTGASRGFGRAIAAALSQAGAEVGGVARTAALLDEVRDQLGDSFIPVVADAADPATASELIDKYDPRTLVLCAGSAPRMSPLPEQSWETFSANWNVDVAQAFHWTRHALARPLASGSSVILMSSGAAVNGSPLSGGYAGAKATVRFIGSYAAGESDRAGLGITFVSVLPRLTAVTDLGAKAAAAYAERQGVDVDTFVASTGPALTAELVGTSVSAIAGGEPGQHGAYLLTASGLSSLT; the protein is encoded by the coding sequence ATGAACCAAAGACACAGTCTTGCCGGCACCACCGCGATCGTGACCGGGGCGAGCCGCGGATTCGGTCGCGCCATCGCGGCCGCACTGTCCCAAGCCGGCGCCGAGGTAGGCGGTGTCGCGCGCACCGCCGCCCTACTGGACGAGGTCCGCGACCAACTCGGCGACTCGTTCATCCCGGTCGTCGCCGACGCCGCCGATCCGGCCACGGCCAGTGAGCTGATCGACAAGTACGACCCGCGCACGCTGGTGCTGTGTGCCGGGTCGGCCCCGCGGATGAGCCCGTTGCCGGAACAGAGCTGGGAAACGTTCAGCGCCAATTGGAATGTCGATGTCGCGCAGGCGTTTCACTGGACCCGTCACGCGCTGGCGCGCCCGCTGGCGTCGGGTAGCTCGGTCATCCTGATGTCCAGCGGCGCCGCGGTCAACGGGTCGCCGCTGTCCGGTGGCTACGCGGGTGCGAAGGCGACCGTGAGGTTCATCGGCAGCTATGCGGCCGGGGAGTCGGACCGGGCGGGCCTGGGGATCACCTTCGTCTCGGTGCTGCCGCGACTGACGGCGGTCACCGACCTGGGTGCCAAGGCGGCGGCCGCCTACGCCGAACGACAGGGGGTCGACGTCGACACCTTCGTCGCGTCGACCGGGCCGGCACTGACCGCCGAACTGGTCGGCACGTCGGTATCGGCGATCGCCGGTGGCGAACCCGGGCAACACGGTGCCTATCTGCTCACCGCGTCGGGCCTGTCATCGCTGACCTGA
- a CDS encoding SRPBCC family protein, with product MSWWTVHADRTLSERVPAPPDAVRDFYVDLNNIKLVHPLIVSVETVSRSETQDGYQQTYRVVDRIPLGPFTLRTSYQARLQVPASGDVLTEADQSPGVRLRGTVSFEPVDGGTRVTERIGFTAPRLLAGLTIREGVKAHIKMLAGIRSHFESG from the coding sequence ATGAGCTGGTGGACCGTGCACGCCGACCGGACGTTGTCCGAGCGGGTGCCCGCGCCACCCGACGCGGTGCGCGACTTCTACGTCGATCTCAACAACATCAAGCTGGTCCACCCGCTGATCGTGTCGGTGGAAACGGTGTCCCGCAGCGAGACCCAGGATGGCTACCAGCAGACCTACCGGGTTGTCGACCGTATTCCATTGGGTCCGTTCACCCTACGAACCAGCTACCAGGCGCGGCTGCAAGTCCCCGCCAGCGGCGATGTGCTGACCGAGGCTGATCAGTCACCCGGGGTGCGGCTGCGCGGCACCGTGAGTTTCGAACCGGTCGACGGCGGCACCCGGGTCACCGAGCGGATCGGGTTCACCGCCCCGCGACTGTTGGCCGGGTTGACCATCCGCGAGGGGGTCAAGGCGCACATCAAGATGCTGGCCGGCATTCGGAGTCACTTCGAGTCCGGCTGA
- a CDS encoding NDMA-dependent alcohol dehydrogenase: MRCRAAVIRGVGQDWEIREIELDPPRGGEVLVRMAVAGVCHSDDHLFTGDVVPTPEVLAASGQPAPDWFPLLGGHEGAGVVAEVGPGVTTVQPGDHVALSFIPACGSCRFCVNGQSYICDIGASLFRREMPTDGTCRRHLGDESLLAYGQLGTFAEYAVLSERSVIKIDDAIPFHAASLVSYGVSTGWGSATISAGTEPGDTVVVIGAGGVGMNALQGARAVGAKYVFAVDPVESKRDSAKFFGSTHAVASAEEAIPLVREITDGLMADRVVVCPGVVHVDLIPLALKLLRKGGICVLTGITPFTEPPTPLVWQDLTLSAKQLRGALYGGMNPRTSVPLLLSLYQAGALKLDELVTRRYRLDEINEAMTDLREGRNIRGVIDFAGA, encoded by the coding sequence ATGAGGTGTCGTGCCGCCGTTATTCGCGGGGTCGGCCAGGACTGGGAGATCCGCGAGATCGAGCTCGATCCGCCCCGGGGCGGTGAGGTCCTGGTGCGGATGGCCGTCGCCGGCGTCTGCCACTCCGACGACCATCTGTTCACCGGCGACGTGGTACCGACCCCCGAGGTGCTGGCCGCGAGCGGTCAGCCCGCGCCGGACTGGTTCCCGCTGCTCGGCGGTCACGAGGGTGCCGGTGTGGTCGCGGAGGTCGGGCCGGGTGTGACGACGGTGCAACCGGGCGATCACGTGGCACTCTCGTTCATTCCGGCGTGCGGCAGTTGCCGGTTCTGTGTGAACGGGCAGAGCTACATCTGCGATATCGGCGCGAGCCTGTTCCGTCGGGAGATGCCCACCGACGGAACCTGTCGCCGCCATCTCGGTGACGAAAGCCTGTTGGCGTACGGGCAACTCGGCACGTTCGCCGAATATGCAGTGCTATCGGAGAGGTCCGTCATCAAGATCGACGACGCGATCCCCTTTCATGCCGCATCGCTCGTCTCGTACGGGGTCAGCACCGGCTGGGGTTCCGCGACGATATCGGCGGGCACCGAACCCGGCGACACTGTCGTCGTCATCGGCGCCGGTGGTGTCGGGATGAACGCCTTGCAAGGGGCGCGCGCCGTCGGAGCAAAATATGTCTTTGCAGTGGATCCTGTTGAATCCAAACGCGATTCGGCTAAGTTCTTTGGGTCAACCCACGCCGTCGCGTCAGCCGAGGAAGCGATTCCGTTGGTCAGGGAGATCACTGACGGCCTGATGGCCGACCGCGTCGTCGTCTGTCCCGGCGTGGTGCACGTGGACCTGATTCCGTTGGCGCTCAAGCTGCTTCGCAAGGGTGGGATCTGCGTGCTCACCGGCATCACCCCGTTCACCGAGCCCCCGACCCCGTTGGTCTGGCAGGACTTGACGCTGTCGGCCAAACAGCTGCGGGGCGCGCTGTACGGCGGGATGAACCCGCGCACCAGTGTGCCGCTGTTGTTGTCGTTGTATCAGGCGGGCGCACTCAAACTCGATGAGTTGGTCACCCGCCGTTACCGGCTCGACGAGATCAACGAGGCCATGACGGATCTGCGCGAGGGGCGCAACATTCGCGGAGTGATCGATTTCGCCGGCGCGTGA